One stretch of Burkholderia sp. NRF60-BP8 DNA includes these proteins:
- a CDS encoding tetratricopeptide repeat protein, whose amino-acid sequence MNDSLPRNMSLDAFNPHRESFDCVHEAAVVPPVDPEADRWNQQAMKMTSALLWPNQRDYAGAVALWTKAAERKHWKAMLNLANAYAQGLGVDRNSERAVQITEQAMKLGIPAAYDLMGTYYMNGVGVKQDSSRAFAFWQLAADKGSPSAMAYLGSKLDAVYDDPKSGFWGNRKVALKMLECGFAQGNGDAAYALGTTLVGSDKSLGEDNAQALKVLHEGVKYGSAKSAAYLFGAFDDGDPVVGNVKDRARAERYSVLADRLERDPDLRLPNLDKVVPLPPTKLPKWDGNKEMLIDAAKAVTSMPVSPVKPAAHPASLRTGRAYVPDGYMLPERPQVAVPPQAETTAAPVGGYWLAQLKYPTTERHFAWNAAQVPMHYRNEELFDRSRPGLMPEDGRIFFHYVGDAIPMPVQPVESHPRVTQGIARVAEFPDPAIRCRGTRTCPVTGIWQAGVADDHHRAATFNQWYRQAYVLQGDAFPDPRAMHLDVSPADVTWTWWNEANHLGFAKLPQVSVGNPSENA is encoded by the coding sequence ATGAACGATTCCCTGCCGCGAAATATGTCGCTCGACGCTTTCAATCCACATCGCGAATCGTTTGATTGCGTGCACGAAGCTGCCGTGGTTCCGCCTGTTGATCCGGAGGCCGATCGCTGGAATCAGCAGGCGATGAAAATGACGAGCGCGTTGCTGTGGCCAAACCAGCGTGATTATGCGGGTGCCGTCGCGCTGTGGACCAAGGCTGCCGAGCGCAAGCACTGGAAAGCCATGCTGAACCTTGCAAATGCCTATGCTCAGGGGCTGGGTGTCGACCGCAACAGTGAGCGTGCCGTGCAGATCACCGAGCAGGCGATGAAACTGGGTATTCCTGCTGCCTACGATCTGATGGGGACTTATTACATGAACGGGGTTGGGGTAAAGCAGGATTCCAGCCGTGCGTTCGCATTCTGGCAACTTGCTGCGGACAAAGGCAGCCCGAGCGCCATGGCTTATTTGGGTAGCAAGCTTGACGCAGTCTACGACGACCCGAAGTCGGGCTTCTGGGGAAATCGAAAGGTTGCACTCAAAATGCTTGAATGCGGTTTCGCTCAAGGTAATGGAGATGCAGCATATGCTCTCGGAACAACGCTCGTCGGTTCCGATAAATCGCTCGGTGAAGACAACGCGCAAGCCCTCAAGGTTCTGCATGAAGGCGTGAAATACGGGAGTGCCAAGAGCGCGGCGTATCTGTTCGGTGCGTTTGACGACGGCGATCCCGTGGTCGGCAATGTGAAGGATCGTGCCCGTGCCGAGCGCTACAGTGTCCTTGCCGATCGTCTCGAGCGCGACCCCGACCTGCGTCTGCCGAATCTGGACAAGGTCGTGCCGCTACCGCCCACCAAGCTGCCCAAGTGGGATGGCAACAAGGAGATGTTGATCGACGCGGCGAAGGCGGTGACGTCCATGCCGGTGTCGCCGGTCAAACCCGCGGCGCATCCCGCGTCTCTGCGTACGGGGCGCGCCTATGTGCCCGACGGCTATATGCTGCCGGAGAGGCCGCAGGTCGCCGTTCCTCCACAGGCGGAAACGACGGCCGCTCCTGTCGGTGGTTACTGGCTCGCTCAACTGAAATATCCGACCACCGAACGCCATTTCGCATGGAATGCGGCTCAGGTACCGATGCATTACCGGAACGAGGAACTGTTCGATCGGAGCCGCCCCGGTTTGATGCCCGAGGACGGTCGGATCTTCTTCCACTATGTCGGGGATGCGATTCCGATGCCTGTGCAGCCGGTGGAATCGCATCCGCGTGTGACGCAGGGTATTGCGCGCGTCGCCGAATTTCCCGACCCGGCCATCCGGTGTCGCGGCACACGCACGTGCCCGGTGACGGGCATCTGGCAGGCCGGTGTGGCAGACGATCATCATCGGGCGGCCACGTTCAATCAGTGGTATCGCCAGGCCTACGTGTTGCAGGGTGATGCGTTCCCCGACCCACGGGCCATGCATCTGGACGTATCGCCGGCGGACGTGACGTGGACGTGGTGGAACGAAGCCAATCACCTTGGATTCGCGAAGCTGCCTCAGGTCAGCGTCGGCAACCCTTCCGAGAACGCTTGA
- a CDS encoding pentapeptide repeat-containing protein has translation MSSAEIIHKHDQWRKGVGGMPAGLSGQADSSAYAGLDLGLAQFVGSSFSGSSFTGTSFRQAGWTGCRFSACTFTGCDFAEIAISGCTFVDCSFNDAAFQGSAFNDVKFLGCKWNGVRFDGNTWHSVQVLNCTGTTIEAHGLKGLDVDFTGSYFEHLAFEDTEINGGH, from the coding sequence ATGAGCAGTGCCGAAATAATCCACAAGCACGATCAGTGGCGCAAGGGCGTGGGCGGCATGCCTGCGGGACTGTCTGGTCAGGCGGACAGCTCTGCCTATGCCGGCCTCGATCTGGGTCTCGCGCAATTTGTCGGTAGCAGTTTCAGCGGCAGCAGTTTCACCGGAACGTCATTCCGGCAGGCCGGCTGGACGGGTTGCCGGTTCTCGGCGTGCACGTTCACCGGTTGCGATTTTGCGGAGATTGCGATTTCCGGATGCACATTCGTTGATTGCAGCTTCAACGACGCTGCTTTTCAGGGCAGCGCTTTCAACGACGTGAAATTTCTCGGATGCAAGTGGAACGGTGTCAGGTTCGACGGCAACACGTGGCATTCGGTGCAGGTACTGAACTGTACCGGCACCACGATTGAAGCTCACGGCCTCAAGGGGCTCGACGTCGACTTCACGGGAAGCTATTTCGAGCATCTGGCCTTCGAGGATACGGAAATCAACGGCGGGCATTGA
- a CDS encoding RebB family R body protein, producing MADTCQVCQVNPAITDAVTQVNVKVVAEAPAMAMGSLYQAQSHSLSILFENAVQQQSQAAIQSQTSTNVGTMQLYTIGPESAGAAATEIGANGIISILADVIAIGKAVTKQ from the coding sequence ATGGCTGATACGTGTCAAGTGTGCCAGGTCAATCCCGCGATTACCGATGCGGTCACACAGGTCAACGTCAAGGTGGTCGCGGAAGCGCCGGCAATGGCGATGGGCTCGCTGTACCAGGCCCAGAGCCACTCGCTCAGCATCCTGTTCGAGAACGCGGTGCAGCAGCAGTCGCAGGCCGCGATCCAGTCGCAAACGTCGACGAACGTGGGGACGATGCAGCTCTACACGATCGGGCCGGAAAGCGCGGGCGCGGCCGCCACGGAGATCGGCGCGAACGGGATCATTTCCATTCTGGCCGACGTGATCGCGATCGGGAAGGCAGTGACCAAGCAGTAA
- a CDS encoding RebB family R body protein has translation MPNDANDQKDPCKTCTVNAAITDAVTQTNVKVVGEAPAMATGSLYQAQSHSLSVLFENAVQQQSQSAVQLPTSTNVGTMQLYTLGPASAGAAATEIGSNGVLSVLADVLALGQALA, from the coding sequence ATGCCGAATGACGCAAACGACCAGAAGGACCCCTGCAAGACTTGTACGGTCAACGCCGCGATCACCGACGCGGTCACGCAGACCAACGTCAAGGTGGTCGGCGAAGCGCCTGCGATGGCAACGGGCTCGCTGTACCAGGCCCAGAGCCATTCGCTCAGCGTGCTGTTCGAGAACGCCGTGCAGCAGCAGTCGCAGTCCGCGGTGCAACTGCCGACCTCGACGAACGTGGGCACGATGCAGCTGTACACGCTCGGGCCGGCGAGCGCCGGCGCCGCCGCGACGGAAATCGGCTCGAACGGCGTGCTGTCCGTACTGGCCGACGTGCTCGCGCTCGGCCAGGCGCTGGCCTGA
- a CDS encoding RebB family R body protein: MPEQVSPAMTDAVTQANVKVVGEAPAVALGTLMQSNSHASAILLHNAVQMQANQAASNLAATTVGIMQLYAGSPVALASAARSANDNFVSQLAAVAQLMNAIGHGRG, encoded by the coding sequence ATGCCGGAACAGGTTTCCCCTGCGATGACCGATGCAGTCACGCAAGCCAACGTCAAGGTGGTGGGCGAAGCGCCCGCCGTGGCCTTGGGCACGCTCATGCAGTCGAACAGCCATGCGTCCGCGATCCTGCTTCACAACGCGGTGCAGATGCAGGCGAACCAGGCGGCGTCCAATCTTGCCGCCACGACCGTCGGCATCATGCAGCTCTATGCCGGCTCGCCGGTGGCGCTGGCCAGCGCGGCGCGGTCGGCGAACGACAACTTCGTATCGCAACTGGCCGCCGTCGCGCAGTTGATGAACGCCATCGGCCACGGGCGCGGCTGA
- a CDS encoding Crp/Fnr family transcriptional regulator, with translation MPALADAQTLRNIPILTDLPDSLLAHIERHVTPWPEHGNRLLFFKGDPEDFIAFVRHGRVYKTLHEPGGREIILGHAIPGDLIGENTLIRAHRRSFTAQLSADCRVLLLHRQHFAPLQANAEFMARVHDQLCRHIHQLSDFVESACLYRLEARLARHLLNRMQGNDLEVPLPESQSILAAMLNVSRPRLNSSLQKMQRDGLIRLHEHGVTIEKPERLRTIADAN, from the coding sequence ATGCCTGCCCTTGCTGACGCTCAAACGCTGCGCAATATACCGATACTGACCGATCTCCCGGACAGTCTCCTCGCCCATATCGAGCGGCACGTCACGCCCTGGCCTGAACACGGCAATCGCCTGTTGTTCTTCAAGGGCGATCCGGAGGATTTCATCGCGTTCGTGCGCCATGGCCGCGTCTACAAGACGCTGCACGAACCCGGCGGCCGCGAGATCATTCTCGGCCACGCCATACCGGGCGACCTCATCGGCGAAAACACGCTGATTCGCGCGCACCGGCGCAGCTTCACCGCCCAGTTGAGTGCCGACTGCCGCGTCTTGCTGCTGCATCGCCAGCACTTCGCGCCGCTGCAGGCCAACGCGGAATTCATGGCGCGCGTCCACGACCAGCTGTGCCGGCACATTCATCAGTTGAGCGACTTCGTCGAGTCGGCGTGCCTGTACCGGCTCGAAGCACGGCTCGCGCGCCATCTGCTGAACCGCATGCAAGGGAATGATCTCGAGGTGCCGCTGCCGGAGAGCCAGAGCATCCTCGCCGCGATGCTCAACGTCAGCCGGCCGCGGCTGAACAGCAGCCTGCAGAAGATGCAGCGCGACGGCCTGATCCGGCTACACGAACACGGCGTGACGATCGAGAAACCGGAGCGGCTCCGGACCATCGCCGACGCCAATTGA
- a CDS encoding RNA polymerase sigma factor, giving the protein MTTSNQHAAPTPESSAQQLDRTWREMQGKLRRRARLLCKGDIHRADELLSDTALKVHIYLQRSPERVRNLAGFLFLALNHAFLDGARRRLRESGMLEFDPAWDDDHAVELAGHAPAVEQQLLLRQQLLRLEQALSMLSPQQQMLFTLKFEEDRPYLHIAATLGINEPLARKRVELLRKKLREELA; this is encoded by the coding sequence ATGACAACCTCGAACCAGCACGCTGCCCCGACGCCCGAGTCTTCGGCGCAGCAGCTCGATCGCACGTGGCGGGAAATGCAGGGGAAATTGCGGCGCCGCGCGCGCCTGTTGTGCAAGGGCGATATTCACCGTGCGGACGAACTGCTTTCCGATACCGCACTCAAGGTCCACATTTACCTGCAGCGCTCGCCCGAACGCGTTCGCAACCTCGCGGGCTTTCTCTTTCTGGCGCTGAATCACGCATTCCTCGATGGCGCGCGCCGCCGTCTGCGCGAAAGCGGCATGCTCGAATTCGACCCGGCCTGGGACGACGATCACGCCGTCGAGCTGGCCGGCCACGCGCCGGCGGTGGAGCAGCAACTGCTGCTTCGACAACAGCTGCTGCGCCTCGAGCAGGCGCTGTCGATGCTCTCCCCGCAGCAGCAAATGCTGTTCACGCTGAAGTTCGAGGAGGACCGGCCTTATCTGCACATCGCCGCGACGCTCGGGATCAACGAGCCGCTTGCCAGAAAGCGCGTCGAGCTGTTGCGCAAGAAGTTGCGCGAGGAACTCGCGTGA